DNA sequence from the Malus domestica chromosome 06, GDT2T_hap1 genome:
AgggtgttttggttagttttccattCAAGCTTAGATAGCCTAAAacgaaataatattttaaactaaatttgttttATAGTTAACTTGACACGATTAACAAGAATTTTACCGAACTTGAAACCTTTCTGAATAAACGAAGACAACTACAAGTCTTCAGCTAGACCATAAGATTACAGTGAGTCTTCCATTATTGTCCTTTGGAAAAACAAAAGTTGTGGAAAGGTGTTTAGATTCCTCAAAAGATTAAGACTCTGGAGAGTGGTGACTGTTAAGCAACATAAGGAGAACCGAGAGATCACAGTGAAGAAGATAACAGAagaggtttagagagagagagagagagagagatcacaaTTCTATTTTCTTTATTAGTTGAATGGTTACAAGAGATAGTTGCTATATAGATGAGTCTTGAGCTAACTGCCTTAACCAACTCAGTCTATTACCAACAATCCTAACTAATTATTCTAACAGCCACACTCTTAACTGCCTTATGTATTTGGTTATTTACATGTGTCATGATCCACACCCTCCATATCCTATATACTCTAACATCCCCCCGCAAGCCCATGGTGGCCCAAGCATGAGATTGTTGCAGTGAGTCTTGAACAATGGCGAACTCAGACCTTTGGTAAGAATATCAACAAACTGCTCAGAAGAAGAGACAAACTGAACCAAGAGCTTCTTACTTGCAACCTGTTCTCTCACAAAGTGAACatcaacttcaatatgtttggtgAGCTGATGTTGAACTGGATTAAAGGATAGTGCGATTGCCGAAAGATTGTCACAAAAAAGAACTGGGGGGTGAGGAATATGAACTTGTAGAACTTGAAACAATTGTTGCAGCCAATCCAATTCAGCAGCAGTGGATGAAAGGGCGCGATATTCAACTTCAATTGATGACCTTGAGACGGTTTGTTGTTTCTTTGAAGCCTAAGAGATAGGATTGTTACCAAGAAACACCACCAAACATGTTGTAGACCGCCTATCATTAGGGTCtccagcccaatctgcatcactaAACGATCTAAGTGTTAAACTTCCTTTTGTATATCGAATTCCATGTGTCATAGTCCCTTTGAGATACCTCAAGATCCTCTTCACAGCCAAGTAATGAGAAGCCATTGGAGACTGCATAAACTGACAAACTTGATGAACTGGAAAGGCTATGTCAGGTCGGGTAAAAACCAAGTATTGTAAGGCACCAACAATACTTCTATAGAGGGTTGGATGATTAAATGGGTCCCCATCATCCTTCAATAACCTGTTATAAGGTAAACAGGGAGTGGCACATGGTTTAGATTCAAGCATTTCAGTTTTCTTCAACAAATCGTGCACATACTTTTCTTGAGATAAGAATAACCCTTCAGCTGTTCTTGTGATTTGTATcccaagaaaataatgaagaGACCCCAGATCTTTGAGATCAAATTCCTTTGTTAAATCTGTAATAACCTGTGCAATCAGCTTAGGGTCATTGCCAGTGAGGATTATTTCATCAACGTATAGCAACAAAATCACAAGTGAAGAACCAGAGCTCTTAACAAAGAGTGATGAATCAGCATATGTATTATGGAACCCCAATGTAGGCAGAAAGCTCGTGAACCTGTCATTCCAAGCCCTTGGGGCTTGCTTGAGGCCATAGAGAGACTTGTGTAACCGACAAACTTTAAGAGGATGATGATGATCTTCAAAGCCAGGAGGTTGGGACATATAAACTTCTTCTTGAAGAAAaccatgaagaaaggcatttTTGACATCTAATTGATGTAGGGGCCAATCATGATGAGCTGTCAAAGCTAAGACTAACCTGACAGTGGTTGGTTTAACAACCGGACTGAAGGTTTCACCATAATCAAGTCCATGCTCCTGATTAAATCCTTTTGCAACCAGTCTCACTTTGTACCACGCAATTGTCCCATCAAAATTCCTCTTGATTTTAAAGACCCACTTGCAGCCAACAAGATTATTGTTATAAGGAATATCAACTATACTCCAGGTTCCTTGAGAATGTAAGGCTTCAATCTCTTCAGTCATAGCCTTATGCCACACTGGTTCTTTCAAAGCTGACTTATATGTGGCAGACTCGGTTGTAGTAAGATCAACCCCTCCAGAATCACAAACTGATGCATATAAGGCTTTATGCTTCACAATGCCACTTTTGGATCGAGTCTGCATCAGATGGAGATTCATAGGTGGAATCTCAAGAACAACTTGAAGTGTCTCAGGACAGAAATCAAGGGCCACAGGAGAAGGTGTAGAGGAGGATGGAGCAGCAATAATGGACTGTGAGGTGGGTGGGGTATTAGTCTTATATGAGCTAAAAGAGTGGGACAAATTTGTGGACTCAATAGATCTGTGAAGTGACCCTGTATGCAAGAGAGGTGATTGACAATTGGATGAAGGTGACTGTGCATGCCCTTGAGGTGATGAATATGAAGTATCCCTAACTGAAGATGAAGTTTGCACTCTAGAGGTTGAAATTGGTGAGACAAGGATATTTTGAAAGGTTGGAGTTGGTAATGGTGCAGTGGCAAGTGATGGAGTGGGAGCAATGACCTTAGAGGTTGGGTAAATTGGTAGTGATGAGAATGGAAATTCAAGTTCATTAAACAGGACATGTCTCGAAATGTAGGTTGTTTTGGTTTGTAAATGATAACAGATATAACCTTTATAATGAGAAGCATATCCCAAAAATAAGCATCGAGAGGTTTTAGGTTGCAGTTTGGAGATGTTATATGATTTAAGGAGAGGATAACACGAACAACCGAACACCCTTAAGTAAGAAAGGTCAGGGACATCGTTATATAGAAGTTCAAATGGTGATTTGTTTTGAAGGACAGTGGTTGGCATTCTATTGATCAAATAGGTTGCAGTATGACAGGCATAGGTCCAAAATGATGGGGATAAATGAGCAGTTTGCAACAAAGTAAGGGCAGTCTTTACAATATGTCTATGTTTTCGTTCAGCCAACCCATTTTGTTCAGGTGTATAGGGGCATGAAAGCTGATGAAACACACCTTGTGCAGTAAGAAAAGCTTGAAACTTTTTGCTTATAAACTCTCCTCCTCCATCACTTTGAaaagttttaattttggttgtaaATTGAGTGCAAACATAATGATAGAAGGAGACAAATGTAGGGAAAAAATCAGATTTATTGATTAAGGAAAAAATCCAACTGAATCTAGTACATTCATATGTGAACAGAACATAGTATTTATAACCATCTACAGATTGACAAGGTGTTGGACCCCACAAATCACTATGTATCACCTCAAAAGGAACCACATATTTTGATTGAACAGACTGAAAAGGTAACTTGCTAAATTTCCCTTCTAAATAGTGTTGACACAATGTGGAAGGTGTATCATGGACAGTGACTATGTTCGACTTCTTAAGCATTGTAGAAGAAACTGAGTTGGAAGGATGACCTAGTCGATTGTGCCAAAGAGTTGAATTGACTAATTTCCCCAAGCAAGCCATGAGTTTAGAATTGGATGCAGATTGGTTTGGTAGAAGGGATGGAATGGGGTAGAGTCCATTATTGCAAGCTCCTCGGAATAGAACTCTCCCTATGGCCTTGTCCTGGATCCAAAAAGAGAATGCATCGAATATTAGCCAACAATTATTGTCTAAACATAATCGATgcacaaataaaagattatgaGACAGTTTGGGCACATAAAGAACTGAGTTCAATTTCAAAGGATAAGGAGAAGTCCTTAAGAGAGATGTGCCAACGTGAGACACTTGCAAACCTTCCCCATTTGCAGTCTGAACAGTTTCAGTGACTGGATATGGTGATGCCAAGCTTAGATTCCTCATATCAGTAGTCATATGGTTTATGGCCCCAGAATCCGTGAGCCAAACTTCAGGTGAATATTGTGTTGTGGTGGCCAAAGGGACAGAGTTGGACATTTGAGAAGACAGCATGTGAGTAGTATTCATGGCAGCCATATGTGGGACTTGATTAGGAGATTTATTCCTGAAGAAATAGGTTCTGGCAGTATGATTTTTCTTGTCACATATTTGACAAGGCTCAACAGGTTCAACATCTCTATAGTTACAAGTGGCAACAGAATGACCATGTTTAGAGCAAATCTGATAGATAACATTTAAAGAAGAAGCACCATTATGATAGGAAGATGGAGTCCCAAGAATTCCAGGTGCAAAATCATGGACCACATGCTTATAATATCTCTGTCCTTGATTGTTGTTAaatttccctttccctttataCTTTGACCGATTTCCACCATTGAAAAAATTGGATTGTCCAGGTTGACCAGTAAATCCAAAATTACCACCATTGTTGATTGTCGGAGAATGACTATGAAGACCATTTGTAGAAGAATTCCCAACAGCATAACTTTGTGATCCTTGACTATTGTTCTTGGCCATCATTGCAGACATAAATGGCATTGAGGCAGTGTTCTCAACAGTGGCTTCCTCTGCAAGTAATTGAGAACGAAACTCCTTAAGAGATATAACATTTTCCCTTCCACGAATAACACATCTGAACATGTTATATTTGGCAGGAAGACCATTGAGGGCCAATATCACAATATCTTCATCGGCAAAGATAACTCCTGCAGCTGCACGAAAATCTCGGGCTGTTTTAATACGTTGAAGATACATGGACACAAAATCAGAACCCTTTTTGATGTTCTGAAGGTCAACTTTCATCTGAAAGATGGATGTACGACTAATAGTAGAGAATTGTTCTTGAAGCCGAATCCAAAGATCCATGAAGCTAGTGCTGCCTATGGCACAAGAAATGGCTGAGGATGACAGAGTTGTAGTAAGAAGTTGCATGAGAGCCCTATCATGCATCTTCCAAATCTTATACTCATCAGTTTCAGTTTGTGGAGTTAAAGATGTAGAGGTTAGATCCGAATTAGGAGACCCAGATGAAGAAAACTGAGGAGGACACACATTAGTGCCATCGACAAACCCCATGATTCCATATCCTTCAAGCATTAATTGCAACTGAAAATGCCATTGAAGATAATTGGAATCATCCAACTTCACAGTAACTGAATTAGAGACTGATGCAATCAGATTGGTAATCGGTGATTGCAATATTTGCAATTGATTTGCAGTGATCATCTTGATAGAATCTGAGTGAGACAGAAGATCAAACACCTGGTGTGCAAGAATTCACCAAGAACAAATCAGAGAATTGGGACAAGAGAGACGCCCAAAATTTTCAGAACAAAACAGAGAATCAGTATATTGAGGAAGAAGATAGTAGCGGAAGCAGACCAAGAATCGAGAAATCACGAATGGATTTCAAGACGATAATACCATGTTAAGCAACATAAGAAGAACCGAGAGATCACAGTGAAGAAGATAACAGAagaggtttagagagagagagagagagagagagagagagatcacaaTTCTATTTTCTTTATTAGTTGAATGGTTACAAGAGATAGTTGCTATATAGATGAGTCTTGAGCTAACTGCCTTAACCAACTCAGTCTATTACCAACAATCCTAACTAATTATTCTAACAGCCACACTCTTAACTGCCTTATGTATTTGGTTATTTACATGTGTCATGATCCACACCCTCCATATCCTATATACTCTAACAGTGACTAAGTGGTCGAATCAGCGTCCAAGGTGATGCGAGATCCAATTCCACCACTACATGTTTCCTTTCACTTTCTTATttcacaaaaaattcaaaagaaaaagaaacacaaTTTAACAAGCAATTGAAATAATGCAAAGTCTTTGCTTTTCGTACGAGGCTCATGCATactcataaattaaaattacaGATACGACAACAAACTAGAATAAAGGGGACAAggattctcttttttctttttctttttttccctcctCTTTTTCTCTCATGTTTGAACCAGTGTCAGAGCTAACATAAGATCATTAATTATCTTGACCCCAACAACTGAAAAATCCTCATGTATATTTATTAATGTATTGTATTTAACATCTATAAACAGTTAAGGCAAactaaattacattctcctccTTCTACTACTTCTATTTTCTTCTATCATATTTGtctttattttctctctttttatttGCAATTCTATTTTGCGCATTATGTGCTCGATGAAATACTTTAGTTGAAAAACCTTGACAGACTTCAACATTACTCCACAATATCCAACATCTACGCTCGACAAGTCTCTACAAATAATATTAGTTGATGACATATGTGGCTTAAACTTTCGACATATGTTAACAGAAATTGACATATGCCTACTAGGTGCTTGACCCAATGAATCTTATTTTGTTGATATTATGGCCCTATTATTTAAAAATCTTGGCTACACCACTAGTTTGAACGCTCAACATTTCATCTTTgtagggagagaaagaagaaaaaagtagaaagagaaaaaagaaaaaaaaactgtgagaggagaaaaaaaaggaagaggagAGAATCTCAATCTGAATAAACTAGTGTGATCTGACATCCAATTTTTGTGAAGAGCATTCTGAATGCAAGATTCATAATTTTAggcatatttttatatttgaattaaAGAGGCCAGTTTGAggtttttggttttctctttcaaaatttagacatatttttatatttgaattatATGTTACATCTAAAATCTGagtctttgtattgcaagagaAAATATTTAAGTTTTTCACGATTTAAGTATGTGTATTGAAGATGGTTGTAGTAAAAAATCAAAGCTTAATGTTTTCGGTTGAATAACATTTTTTCTTGTTAGTATAAGCTCTACCTCAAACtcaaatattatattaaaattcaaattgGGTCTCACTTTGACAGAAAACTTATAAGAGTTTTGAGTATCTGGTGCATTAGATAAGTTTATTCTTATATTTAAAAAGTCCAAATTTTTTGATGCATTAGAAATGACATTAAACCTTATTAAGAGTTTAAATTGACGCGTTCTAAATTAGGCTTCTCATTGTGTGACTTAGTTGAATTTCTCCGAACTTCCCCGAACTTCCCCttctcttagtgtaaaaatatcgatgtactaaaaaaataaaaattgacgcTCTCTAGACTTGCAAGAAGAAGGGCTCTTACAAAAAGGACCACTCTCATATACAAGGAGttatttgttcaacgtcaattGTTATTGTACAACAAAACTCTTCAATTCGAgaataatttatatagaatgaGTTTATTGTCACACGTTTCAATCTAAGAAATACATATTATGTAAAACTTACTTGTAACAATATTAATAGACTGAGACACCATATAATTATGGAATCATTGTGTATAAGTTGTGGTCCTTCCGTTCTTCGTTACAATGACATGTGGCTTAGATTTGAAAGCAACTCACAGTTtcaataatgtttttttttctttatttttttcttttccaaagttCGCTTTTCCTTTGCTCTTCATCGAGTGGTTTTAACTTTCCTCTGTTTGCATTGTATCATTGAACTTCCTCAAGAAGGTTTCATTTATCTATTTTAGTAAATTAGATATTCTGATATTctcattttcacaaaaaaaaaaaaaagtaaaaaattgcaTCTTCATATATAAATAAACTAAGCATTtacttacatactttgtgtgtgtgaacacatttttttagaaaatgagaagggagagagagagagagcttggggggaagtgggaggtttttgtgtatgaacacatttttttagaaaataaggagagagggagggagggagagagagcgcGGGGAAGTgggagatttttgtttttgattgttttttattttaaatattagagatattttaaTATCACCTGTATGTgagacttcaataaaaaaaagagtaaaatttggacatgtgaaattacattatttcctatcattttttttgtgtgatagaataCTAAGTTgttttttcaccctcttttgattgacaaagagtatttcattaattaatagagataaataaaaataaaagaactattattaatattaaataattaatgtgcGTTTTCTTGACAAACTAATTATTCACATCTTATAAAAGTATTTTTCTTAATCAGGCCTTTTAAGAGAAgatatctatttttttttaaatagaaatTAGTTGTGGGGTCGGCTTCACATTAAACTTCAATGATTCGAgctgtctattttgtaagtcttgaTTTGTAGATCATCTTGGTAAAAATTCAACTCAATTCAATCTGAAACCATTTGCTTATTTAACTATCACCATGaaattttaatgtttcttaGAGAATAAAATGttctttaatttctttgaactcaattagttgtcttaaatattttcaatttggctaatattttataaagatgatctatgaggtgcaacttgaaaaatagataaTTCAAATCGTTAAAGCTCGATGTGGTGTGCGCGccatatttattattatttttttttataaaaatggatATTTCTTCCTTTAAAGGCATCTTTTTCTTAATATATACTAGCAAATGTCACACACTCTGTGTGTTGagtaatatatattttaaatatttgtattttaattttttaatgagagAAGTTATTTGCTTTTAACAGATTGATAGACATTCCAAAAAATATAGGTGTTGGCCGTTAGGAaggagagagaatgagaaagaGAGTGAATGAGTTGAAAGGGTAGTAATAAAGTGACATAGCTGTTAGCTTTAGAAAAATAGCAataaaaacttgtttgtacaaaattactttaatgctcacattattttcttttctaatatcTTCTTTTAGTTTTGTATTAAAAAGGTATAAGtgtaattatatttatttttaattgacaaacaatgttttattaatatgtagttttgataaaaaaaattaaatgcatAATTAAATTTTTGGGTTCCATTAACCATTCCGAAAAATAATCGTGGCCTTTATATATAAACACCCTAGTCCTTTGCAACATGGAAAAAGAGTTATTAGTATCCCACCTTCGCTCTTGCACTCTCTGTTTACTCTCGTTACTTGCTCACCCTGCTTGCTCTCTCTGTGACTTTGTTTAATCTCTCTGTAACTGAAAAGCCGGCTGTGGCTTTGTGATCGCCCATCGACCGCACCGAAAATGGCGACGCCGAGAGAGCACATTGAAGAAATACGCAAGGAAAAGTTCTCCATCGGAGAAGAAAAACTCAACCCTTTAACTGAAGATCTTCATCAGGCGGTCAAAAATCTTTCTCTTGAACTCTATACTAAATCTGTCCACTTCGTCATGGAACTCATTCAGGTAATTTTCATTCCCATTcctatgtatatatacacactccTAGTAAAAACACTCAGTTATTGAAGGATAGGAttgtaaaataatataatattaatatacgAGAGTTTTCACTTTTAATACCACAAAAAGCCTTGGCGATTTTAGGATGAAAATTTTcatatattaattgtattttattttgtatctgAGATCCTATTTTTCAATATGCTCTCTTGTCAGTAACCCAATATGGTCACAAGAAAAACCAATTTCCAAATCGAAAACTGGTCAAATCATTGTAGTGCCATACCgagtatttattatatatagCCAAAACTTACCctccaatttcataaatgtcatttttttatataaattatcaattatagCGAAAAACACACCTAAATAGACCTAAATActcaaaaattaaaacccaattACACTGGACCTAAAATCCTTGGAGTTCTTTTCGATTCCAACTCATGTAATACGTACAAAAGGACTACTGGCTTATTTTTGGAAAATACTAATTTTGACTGGGGAAAGTAGATTTCGCCGTAATCTTTTCATCACCATATAAATGTGAAGAACACTAACAATAACAGTCACTACCTCAAGTCCCTAAATGGAGGATTGAAAGAATTGGGTACTCTGACCCAAATCTCTGTAATCCAAAGAAATTAACCTTTCTTAGATCAATACATGTTTGACAGCATGTGAAGCTTTTTCGCGATCAATACATGTTAGGCATAAGAGTTGAATGGAGCTTTTTCGCTTGTGTTTACCGGACGATTTAATCTTATTGTAGTTATTGTATCAAAGCGAGTTTTGTTCTTTTTCCTAATATGAAAACGAAACTATATATGATTTATATAATTTGCAGTTCCCTAAAGGTTGTTATATTCGAACAACAGTTTTCTTCCCAGTGAATCCAAATTTATTGTAGGCCTATGAAATTTTGTATACTTGCTGCTCATTCATTAAGAGGAAAAGCTAGCACacgttacaaaaaaaaaaggtttaattgTGGATATTTGGGTTTATTCAAGAGTGATTTTGACTATGTATGAAATTTATTACAAAAGTTGACATTTATGAAAGTTGGGGCTAAAATTTGGCAATATATGATATAAACCTCATTGTACCAGAGTTAACACAATTTTTTCATAGTCCGGTCATCATTCAGGGACTAGAGCTGTTGTAACTTTTTGAGGCCCAATCATCTCAATATCCTTAAGTTAGAGTTAGTGCAACTTTTCGAAAGCTCAACTTAAAGATGCAAATTCAAGCCCAGTAAATCGAGTCCAGGACATATCGAAAGAATAGTACGCTTTGATTTCATGTCAGATTTTTAGAGAGATGGGTCACTAGTTCACCCCTCCTAACCATACTTATAAAACTCAACACCTAGTAATACGGTAGTTGAGTTGAGACAATTATGTATGGTTAGGAGTGGCCCAGGTTAGGAGTGGCCCAGTGATTTGTCTATCTGAATATTTGACATCAATATGTatgatgaattttgtttttggtgttAACGTGGTTaggtcagttttttttttttttttttggtcaaagtgGTTAGGTCACTTGACTAGGAATTCTTTCTTAGAATaagatatatattatttttttctttctttcattcaTTTCAAATGGCATAAATAAATATGGAGTGTCATAGGAAAAGGGTGTGCCGAAATCACTTTAATTCAGAACATCACCTTGCTAAATGCGGAAATCAATTTCCTTTATAATATACCCTTGTCCAGAAAAGAGAAGTAAATGCTTTTGCAAGAAGCTTGTAGCTCAAGTGGCAAAGAGCAATTCCGAGTCACGTGTTCAATTCCCCCTCTCCCCAATATTTTTTTGTATCACAAGAACTAAATGCGTTATGAAGAAAGATTAATGACGTTATGTAGGTTTGTTACGTTTGTCTGCACATGCATGTAGGTATTAGTGTGCTGGATAATATAATTGAAGGTTTTTAATCTCATTTAATACATTCAGTAAAGTTAAAACTGTTAAAGCTTACATTGgataatgtcacatcccggctcgagccctcaccacatcccgggctcgactccaccgtagcatgatattgtttgctttgagccccgaccatgcccgaccatgccctcactgttttgtttctaggaacttacACGAGCAGAACTTCCCATTAGGTTACCAATCCTATGATTGCTCTCGTCCAAACTctcttaacttcggagttccaatgaaacccgaagccagtgagttaccaaaaggcctcatgctaggaagagatgggaatatacataaggcttataggatccactcccctgggtgatgtgggatgttacagataAGATGCTATTCGATTTCTCAATGTTTTAATCAATTGGAAATGGGAAATAATTTAGTTTTGTAAAGATATATGCTTGTGAATCTTAATCTTAATCGATATGCCAATATGAACAATTTCAAGATTTAACTTTTGTTTCTTGTATGGTTTGATTGAAATAACAAAACATGGTGTATTTTACTTCACAGAATGCAGAAGACAATGAGTACGCAGACGGCGTTGATCCATCACTTGAATTTGTCATAACGTCCAGGGATATAACCGGCACAGGGGCTCCTGCCACATTGCTGGTTTTCAACAACGAGAAGGGATTTCACGTAAGAACATAGAATCCATTTGCAGCATTGGACGGTCCACCAAGAAAGGCAACCGGAAGCGCGGCTACATTGGAGAGAAAGGTATGTGCATTATCAATACATTACTTCCCCTAACTTTATGGAAGCCACGCAATGTTTCATTTGATACAATGTGGCACATGTTTGTTATAGAGATGTTCCAAGATTTAATAATTCTCTGCGAGTTCACATTTCAGTCGTCTATCGCGAACTATATGCACTATAGTATGCTTGATACAGAAAAAATTAGTACTTTGATTGGAATTATTCTGCAGATATCAAAATTTAGGTGATATTTTACATGATGACGGTTATATATTAATCGGTAAAGTATGCAGCTGAAGTTTGTGTTGAATTATGGCCAAATGACAAAACAACTTTCggctaaataaaataaacaaaatgagGTAGGCAACAtcattatgtttgttgaaaagataaaaaaggttatgatgatgtttgtaGAAAAAAGGGTAAAGGCTAGCAAGTAGCCTTATTATTGGTGTTGTTTTTGGGTGCTTTATAATGGATGAATGTGTGCAGCCGAGAGTGAGAGAAGGAGTGAACACCATTTGTTTTAGTAGCCCATCTTTGAGAGAGCAAGGCAGCCACATAGTAGCAGAAAATAGAGAGCACATATTGGTTTTTTCAATAGCTCCATtttggagagaagaagaaagtgtgCCCTCTCATTGTTTAGttctcactccatcaaagttttattattataataGCTTTGAGTTTTGTAtatagaagaaattaatcactctatttctttctctatttgtttctttggtgtgtaaGAGCTATTAGttgtattggggttttgggttgtgagcttgccaacactttgtaaactctcatttgattgatagtggattattgggtgagctcctattACTCCGAGGAcatactccagttacactgactgttgaggaacctcgttaaaatcttagtgtcttttagtattttgttcttgcattcaatttgatatatttcctgtaGATTAGCTTCAGTTGGTTCcataaggtttggtgctatcctagcacaacagtTTGGAATGCCTATAAGCTTAtatgtgttttctttcttgtttggtAGTTAAGATTTTTCATTGTTGTGCTAATTCAATCATGTTTCTGGGTAATCTACAGGAATTGGCTTCAAGAGTGTGTTTTTGATCACAGATCGGCCTTACATCTTTAGTAATGGCTATCAGATAAGGTTCAATAAGGAGCCTTGTCTGCATTGCAATCTCGGGTACATTGTTCCTGAATGGGTTGAGGAAAATCCTACTCTATCTGACATACAACAGATATATAGTTCTGGTTCTGCCCTTCCAACCACAACGCTGATCTTACCTCTAAAGCCCGACGAGGTCCATCCTGTGAAGCAGCAGCTCTCAAGTATGCATCCGGAAGTTCTCTTGTTTCTTTCA
Encoded proteins:
- the LOC139197068 gene encoding protein NO VEIN-like codes for the protein MATPREHIEEIRKEKFSIGEEKLNPLTEDLHQAVKNLSLELYTKSVHFVMELIQNAEDNEYADGVDPSLEFVITSRDITGTGAPATLLVFNNEKGFHVRT